In a single window of the Cucumis melo cultivar AY chromosome 11, USDA_Cmelo_AY_1.0, whole genome shotgun sequence genome:
- the LOC103495945 gene encoding syntaxin-132-like isoform X11: MILSNSITEPFIVRDAEGQASEETDLEKGTQVLQSNSDFGMDVFNKQIQEAEIQVDKLSRLLIDLKQTLLKDANEESKSATNTSEIKAFKNRIEKYIDDVGKNACEVRGKLQVIAIDNVFHRQMPGCEKGTACDRERMNVTNVLTKKLKELLTEFEALHRTIQNEYCEVVERQVNTVTGTRPDEMIIDHLLETGSSKQIFPMTLEQTEGGKLLNLITF, translated from the exons ATGATTCTCAGCAACTCCATCACG GAACCATTCATCGTCCGTGATGCTGAAGGTCAGGCTTCCGAAGAAACAGATCTTGAAAAGGGAACTCAAGTTCTTCAGAGCAATTCTGACTTCGGAATGGATGTGTTCAATAAGCAG ATTCAAGAGGCTGAGATACAAGTGGATAAGCTCTCTCGACTTCTTATTGACTTGAAG CAGACTTTATTGAAAGATGCTAATGAGGAATCAAAATCTGCTACAAACACATCGGAGATAAAGG CTTTCAAGAATCGGATCGAAAAGTATATTGATGATGTGGGAAAGAATGCGTGTGAAGTTAGAGGGAAGCTGCAAGTTATAGCCATAGAT AACGTATTCCATAGGCAGATGCCTGGGTGTGAGAAGGGAACTGCCTGTGACAGAGAAAGAATGAACGTGACAAA TGTCTTGACTAAAAAGCTCAAGGAACTGTTGACTGAATTTGAG GCCCTTCATCGAACAATTCAGAATGAGTATTGTGAAGTTGTGGAAAGACAAGTGAATACAG TTACAGGTACAAGACCAGATGAGATG ATCATCGATCACCTTTTAGAAACTGGAAGCAGCAAGCAAATATTCCCCATGACATTGGAACAAACTGAAGGTGGAAAG
- the LOC103495947 gene encoding syntaxin-132-like isoform X3, with translation MEKDIDEVGKIARNVKGKLEAVNKDNLTNRQRPGFEKGTAIDRARMNVTNALTKKFKDLMIEFQTLRQRIQDEYREVVERRVITVTGTRPDETTIDHLIETGNSEQIFQNAFEQMGRGQVISTVEEIQERHDAVKEIEKKLSELHQIYLDMAVLVEAQSEILDNIENQVTNAVDHVRTGTDALQTAKSLQKRSRKCMMIGIILLLVIAIIVILSVLKPWKK, from the exons ATGGAAAAGGATATTGATGAAGTGGGAAAAATAGCACGCAATGTCAAGGGGAAGCTGGAGGCTGTAAATAAAGAT AACTTGACCAATAGGCAGAGGCCTGGGTTCGAGAAGGGAACGGCCATTGACCGAGCAAGAATGAACGTGACAAA TGCGTTAACAAAAAAGTTCAAGGATCTGATGATAGAATTTCAG ACTCTTCGTCAAAGAATTCAAGATGAGTACCGTGAAGTCGTGGAAAGACGAGTGATTACAG TTACGGGTACCAGACCAGATGAGACG ACTATTGATCACCTCATAGAAACTGGAAACAGTGAGCAAATATTCCAGAATGCATTTGAACAAATGGGACGAGGACAG GTTATCAGTACCGTGGAAGAAATTCAAGAGCGGCACGATGCAGTTAAAGAGATTGAGAAAAAACTCTCGGAATTGCATCAG ATTTACCTTGACATGGCAGTTTTAGTGGAAGCCCAGAGTGAAATTTTGGATAACATAGAAAATCAG GTAACGAATGCCGTCGATCACGTTCGAACAGGAACGGATGCACTCCAAACCGCAAAGAGCTTACAGAAGAGATCAAGAAAATGCATGATGATTGGCATCATATTGCTGCTGGTTATTGCAATCATAGTCATCCTCTCTGTGCTGAAGCCATGGAAGAAGTAA
- the LOC103495947 gene encoding syntaxin-132-like isoform X1, with the protein MGMEAFNKQIQDVEVQVDKLSGLLIKLKEANEESKSVTKASEMKAIKKRMEKDIDEVGKIARNVKGKLEAVNKDNLTNRQRPGFEKGTAIDRARMNVTNALTKKFKDLMIEFQTLRQRIQDEYREVVERRVITVTGTRPDETTIDHLIETGNSEQIFQNAFEQMGRGQVISTVEEIQERHDAVKEIEKKLSELHQIYLDMAVLVEAQSEILDNIENQVTNAVDHVRTGTDALQTAKSLQKRSRKCMMIGIILLLVIAIIVILSVLKPWKK; encoded by the exons ATGGGAATGGAGGCCTTCAATAAGCAG ATACAAGACGTTGAGGTTCAAGTAGATAAGCTCTCTGGGCTTCTTATTAAACTGAAG GAAGCTAATGAAGAATCGAAGTCTGTTACAAAAGCATCAGAGATGAAAG CTATCAAAAAGCGTATGGAAAAGGATATTGATGAAGTGGGAAAAATAGCACGCAATGTCAAGGGGAAGCTGGAGGCTGTAAATAAAGAT AACTTGACCAATAGGCAGAGGCCTGGGTTCGAGAAGGGAACGGCCATTGACCGAGCAAGAATGAACGTGACAAA TGCGTTAACAAAAAAGTTCAAGGATCTGATGATAGAATTTCAG ACTCTTCGTCAAAGAATTCAAGATGAGTACCGTGAAGTCGTGGAAAGACGAGTGATTACAG TTACGGGTACCAGACCAGATGAGACG ACTATTGATCACCTCATAGAAACTGGAAACAGTGAGCAAATATTCCAGAATGCATTTGAACAAATGGGACGAGGACAG GTTATCAGTACCGTGGAAGAAATTCAAGAGCGGCACGATGCAGTTAAAGAGATTGAGAAAAAACTCTCGGAATTGCATCAG ATTTACCTTGACATGGCAGTTTTAGTGGAAGCCCAGAGTGAAATTTTGGATAACATAGAAAATCAG GTAACGAATGCCGTCGATCACGTTCGAACAGGAACGGATGCACTCCAAACCGCAAAGAGCTTACAGAAGAGATCAAGAAAATGCATGATGATTGGCATCATATTGCTGCTGGTTATTGCAATCATAGTCATCCTCTCTGTGCTGAAGCCATGGAAGAAGTAA
- the LOC103495945 gene encoding syntaxin-132-like isoform X10: MILSNSITEPFIVRDAEGQASEETDLEKGTQVLQSNSDFGMDVFNKQIQEAEIQVDKLSRLLIDLKTLLKDANEESKSATNTSEIKAFKNRIEKYIDDVGKNACEVRGKLQVIAIDNVFHRQMPGCEKGTACDRERMNVTNVLTKKLKELLTEFEALHRTIQNEYCEVVERQVNTVTGTRPDEMIIDHLLETGSSKQIFPMTLEQTEGGKFPLEIPFL; encoded by the exons ATGATTCTCAGCAACTCCATCACG GAACCATTCATCGTCCGTGATGCTGAAGGTCAGGCTTCCGAAGAAACAGATCTTGAAAAGGGAACTCAAGTTCTTCAGAGCAATTCTGACTTCGGAATGGATGTGTTCAATAAGCAG ATTCAAGAGGCTGAGATACAAGTGGATAAGCTCTCTCGACTTCTTATTGACTTGAAG ACTTTATTGAAAGATGCTAATGAGGAATCAAAATCTGCTACAAACACATCGGAGATAAAGG CTTTCAAGAATCGGATCGAAAAGTATATTGATGATGTGGGAAAGAATGCGTGTGAAGTTAGAGGGAAGCTGCAAGTTATAGCCATAGAT AACGTATTCCATAGGCAGATGCCTGGGTGTGAGAAGGGAACTGCCTGTGACAGAGAAAGAATGAACGTGACAAA TGTCTTGACTAAAAAGCTCAAGGAACTGTTGACTGAATTTGAG GCCCTTCATCGAACAATTCAGAATGAGTATTGTGAAGTTGTGGAAAGACAAGTGAATACAG TTACAGGTACAAGACCAGATGAGATG ATCATCGATCACCTTTTAGAAACTGGAAGCAGCAAGCAAATATTCCCCATGACATTGGAACAAACTGAAGGTGGAAAG
- the LOC103495945 gene encoding syntaxin-132-like isoform X9: protein MILSNSITEPFIVRDAEGQASEETDLEKGTQVLQSNSDFGMDVFNKQIQEAEIQVDKLSRLLIDLKQTLLKDANEESKSATNTSEIKAFKNRIEKYIDDVGKNACEVRGKLQVIAIDNVFHRQMPGCEKGTACDRERMNVTNVLTKKLKELLTEFEALHRTIQNEYCEVVERQVNTVTGTRPDEMIIDHLLETGSSKQIFPMTLEQTEGGKFPLEIPFL, encoded by the exons ATGATTCTCAGCAACTCCATCACG GAACCATTCATCGTCCGTGATGCTGAAGGTCAGGCTTCCGAAGAAACAGATCTTGAAAAGGGAACTCAAGTTCTTCAGAGCAATTCTGACTTCGGAATGGATGTGTTCAATAAGCAG ATTCAAGAGGCTGAGATACAAGTGGATAAGCTCTCTCGACTTCTTATTGACTTGAAG CAGACTTTATTGAAAGATGCTAATGAGGAATCAAAATCTGCTACAAACACATCGGAGATAAAGG CTTTCAAGAATCGGATCGAAAAGTATATTGATGATGTGGGAAAGAATGCGTGTGAAGTTAGAGGGAAGCTGCAAGTTATAGCCATAGAT AACGTATTCCATAGGCAGATGCCTGGGTGTGAGAAGGGAACTGCCTGTGACAGAGAAAGAATGAACGTGACAAA TGTCTTGACTAAAAAGCTCAAGGAACTGTTGACTGAATTTGAG GCCCTTCATCGAACAATTCAGAATGAGTATTGTGAAGTTGTGGAAAGACAAGTGAATACAG TTACAGGTACAAGACCAGATGAGATG ATCATCGATCACCTTTTAGAAACTGGAAGCAGCAAGCAAATATTCCCCATGACATTGGAACAAACTGAAGGTGGAAAG
- the LOC103495947 gene encoding syntaxin-132-like isoform X2: MGMEAFNKQIQDVEVQVDKLSGLLIKLKEANEESKSVTKASEMKAIKKRMEKDIDEVGKIARNVKGKLEAVNKDNLTNRQRPGFEKGTAIDRARMNVTNALTKKFKDLMIEFQTLRQRIQDEYREVVERRVITVTGTRPDETTIDHLIETGNSEQIFQNAFEQMGRGQVISTVEEIQERHDAVKEIEKKLSELHQIYLDMAVLVEAQSEILDNIENQERMHSKPQRAYRRDQENA; encoded by the exons ATGGGAATGGAGGCCTTCAATAAGCAG ATACAAGACGTTGAGGTTCAAGTAGATAAGCTCTCTGGGCTTCTTATTAAACTGAAG GAAGCTAATGAAGAATCGAAGTCTGTTACAAAAGCATCAGAGATGAAAG CTATCAAAAAGCGTATGGAAAAGGATATTGATGAAGTGGGAAAAATAGCACGCAATGTCAAGGGGAAGCTGGAGGCTGTAAATAAAGAT AACTTGACCAATAGGCAGAGGCCTGGGTTCGAGAAGGGAACGGCCATTGACCGAGCAAGAATGAACGTGACAAA TGCGTTAACAAAAAAGTTCAAGGATCTGATGATAGAATTTCAG ACTCTTCGTCAAAGAATTCAAGATGAGTACCGTGAAGTCGTGGAAAGACGAGTGATTACAG TTACGGGTACCAGACCAGATGAGACG ACTATTGATCACCTCATAGAAACTGGAAACAGTGAGCAAATATTCCAGAATGCATTTGAACAAATGGGACGAGGACAG GTTATCAGTACCGTGGAAGAAATTCAAGAGCGGCACGATGCAGTTAAAGAGATTGAGAAAAAACTCTCGGAATTGCATCAG ATTTACCTTGACATGGCAGTTTTAGTGGAAGCCCAGAGTGAAATTTTGGATAACATAGAAAATCAG GAACGGATGCACTCCAAACCGCAAAGAGCTTACAGAAGAGATCAAGAAAATGCATGA
- the LOC103495945 gene encoding syntaxin-132-like isoform X12: MILSNSITEPFIVRDAEGQASEETDLEKGTQVLQSNSDFGMDVFNKQIQEAEIQVDKLSRLLIDLKQTLLKDANEESKSATNTSEIKAFKNRIEKYIDDVGKNACEVRGKLQVIAIDNVFHRQMPGCEKGTACDRERMNVTNVLTKKLKELLTEFEALHRTIQNEYCEVVERQVNTVTGTRPDEMIIDHLLETGSSKQIFPMTLEQTEGGKPFAVR; encoded by the exons ATGATTCTCAGCAACTCCATCACG GAACCATTCATCGTCCGTGATGCTGAAGGTCAGGCTTCCGAAGAAACAGATCTTGAAAAGGGAACTCAAGTTCTTCAGAGCAATTCTGACTTCGGAATGGATGTGTTCAATAAGCAG ATTCAAGAGGCTGAGATACAAGTGGATAAGCTCTCTCGACTTCTTATTGACTTGAAG CAGACTTTATTGAAAGATGCTAATGAGGAATCAAAATCTGCTACAAACACATCGGAGATAAAGG CTTTCAAGAATCGGATCGAAAAGTATATTGATGATGTGGGAAAGAATGCGTGTGAAGTTAGAGGGAAGCTGCAAGTTATAGCCATAGAT AACGTATTCCATAGGCAGATGCCTGGGTGTGAGAAGGGAACTGCCTGTGACAGAGAAAGAATGAACGTGACAAA TGTCTTGACTAAAAAGCTCAAGGAACTGTTGACTGAATTTGAG GCCCTTCATCGAACAATTCAGAATGAGTATTGTGAAGTTGTGGAAAGACAAGTGAATACAG TTACAGGTACAAGACCAGATGAGATG ATCATCGATCACCTTTTAGAAACTGGAAGCAGCAAGCAAATATTCCCCATGACATTGGAACAAACTGAAGGTGGAAAG